The Cellulophaga sp. L1A9 genome window below encodes:
- a CDS encoding bifunctional 2-polyprenyl-6-hydroxyphenol methylase/3-demethylubiquinol 3-O-methyltransferase UbiG, with translation MKEEYHKKWNTVFSADEYAYGEGPNEYLKEQLKNITPGKLLFAAEGEGRNAVYAATLGWNVSAFDISEQGKEKALKLAKANNVALDYSVGELPSLNYAKESFDAIALIYAHFLPELKAEYHKELCNLLKKGGLVILEAFSKNHLKYRAANPKVGGPQNIDFLFSIEEIKSDFMNFEIIELVEKEIALNEGLYHNGIGSVIRFVGRKK, from the coding sequence ATGAAAGAGGAATATCATAAAAAATGGAATACTGTATTTAGCGCCGATGAATATGCGTATGGAGAAGGTCCAAATGAATATTTAAAAGAACAGTTAAAGAATATAACTCCCGGTAAGCTTCTTTTCGCCGCTGAAGGCGAAGGCAGAAATGCCGTCTATGCAGCAACTTTAGGGTGGAACGTGTCTGCCTTTGATATTAGTGAACAAGGGAAAGAGAAGGCCTTAAAACTTGCCAAGGCAAATAATGTAGCCCTTGATTATAGCGTTGGCGAATTGCCAAGTTTAAATTATGCTAAAGAATCTTTTGACGCTATCGCCTTAATATATGCCCATTTTCTTCCTGAATTAAAGGCGGAGTATCATAAGGAGTTATGTAACCTATTAAAAAAAGGCGGACTCGTTATTTTAGAAGCTTTTAGCAAAAATCATTTGAAATATAGAGCAGCAAATCCAAAAGTAGGAGGACCCCAAAATATAGATTTTCTATTTTCCATTGAAGAAATAAAATCAGATTTCATGAATTTTGAAATTATTGAATTAGTAGAAAAAGAAATTGCGCTGAATGAAGGATTATATCACAACGGTATAGGCTCTGTAATTCGCTTTGTTGGACGCAAGAAGTAA
- a CDS encoding NADH:flavin oxidoreductase/NADH oxidase family protein — MNALQEEMILPNGVILSNRIAKSAMSENLSNRYHEPTPILLNAYKVWSKSGAGLLITGNIMIDSNAIGEPRNVVVENRKNLKILKEWAQTVKGTNTHLWAQINHPGRQAMELINSHLKAPSAIPLKTGGRKNATKKVPEVLSEKEILEIIEAFGNTALILKEAGFSGIQIHGAHGYLVSQFLSPYTNIREDKWGGTLENRSRFVVEVYRKIREYVGGSFPIGIKLNSTDFQKGGFSEEESMEVVKILSKEGIDLIEISGGTYEAPAMMGKRKESTVQREAYFIDYIEKVRAITNTPLMLTGGFRTTSVMKDAVASNQLDIIGIARPFAVFPNIGNEILNETRLNFTTAIKKTGVKVIDGMMNIVWYESQIKRIGKGKKPNPKLSGWSVFFNYLWLILTHKLKSKK, encoded by the coding sequence ATGAATGCATTACAAGAAGAAATGATTTTACCTAATGGAGTAATTCTGAGTAATAGAATTGCTAAATCTGCAATGAGCGAAAATTTATCAAACAGATATCATGAACCAACCCCTATTCTGTTAAACGCATATAAAGTATGGTCTAAAAGTGGTGCAGGATTATTGATTACTGGTAACATCATGATTGATTCTAATGCTATCGGGGAACCAAGAAATGTAGTTGTAGAAAACCGGAAAAACCTTAAAATCCTTAAGGAATGGGCTCAAACGGTAAAAGGTACCAACACCCATTTATGGGCTCAGATAAACCATCCAGGAAGACAAGCTATGGAGCTAATTAATAGCCATTTAAAAGCACCTTCTGCTATCCCTCTGAAAACTGGTGGGCGAAAAAATGCAACAAAAAAAGTGCCTGAGGTTTTAAGCGAAAAAGAAATTTTAGAGATTATTGAAGCTTTTGGAAATACAGCCCTTATATTAAAAGAAGCTGGATTTTCAGGAATTCAGATTCACGGTGCGCACGGTTATTTGGTGAGCCAATTTTTATCGCCTTATACAAATATTAGAGAAGATAAGTGGGGAGGAACCTTAGAAAATAGATCTAGATTTGTTGTAGAAGTGTATAGAAAGATTAGAGAATACGTTGGAGGTAGTTTTCCTATCGGAATTAAATTAAATTCTACAGACTTTCAAAAAGGTGGCTTTTCAGAAGAAGAATCAATGGAAGTTGTTAAAATACTTTCCAAAGAAGGAATAGATTTAATAGAAATATCAGGAGGAACCTATGAAGCTCCTGCGATGATGGGGAAACGTAAAGAGAGTACCGTACAAAGGGAAGCTTATTTTATAGATTATATTGAGAAAGTGAGAGCAATAACAAATACTCCTTTAATGTTAACAGGAGGGTTTCGTACCACTTCGGTGATGAAAGATGCTGTTGCTTCCAATCAATTAGACATCATCGGAATTGCCAGACCTTTTGCTGTGTTCCCAAACATAGGAAATGAAATACTCAATGAAACTCGGTTAAATTTTACTACAGCTATTAAAAAAACGGGAGTAAAAGTAATTGATGGTATGATGAATATCGTATGGTACGAATCTCAAATAAAACGAATAGGAAAAGGAAAAAAACCCAATCCTAAGTTAAGTGGATGGTCTGTCTTTTTTAACTATTTATGGTTGATACTAACGCACAAACTAAAAAGTAAAAAGTAA